One segment of Carya illinoinensis cultivar Pawnee chromosome 1, C.illinoinensisPawnee_v1, whole genome shotgun sequence DNA contains the following:
- the LOC122302833 gene encoding non-specific phospholipase C6-like, producing MGDPLQEKNTAETLPDVTPLRTTEEKEESKLTEFQSEILQLAAVLNGDHFLSSFPDEMSSKMNVKEAHEYVEGVVARFKRASKEAIMLGVDESTIVDMRSSLTNRSSIHN from the coding sequence AGACTCTGCCAGATGTGACACCTTTAAGGACCacagaagaaaaggaagaaagtaAGTTAACCGAGTTTCAAAGTGAGATACTTCAACTAGCAGCTGTTCTTAATGGCGACCACTTCTTGAGTAGTTTCCCAGATGAAATGAGCAGCAAAATGAATGTGAAAGAAGCACATGAGTATGTGGAGGGTGTTGTTGCAAGGTTTAAAAGAGCTAGCAAAGAAGCCATCATGTTAGGGGTGGATGAATCTACCATTGTAGATATGAGATCATCTCTCACCAACAGATCCTCCattcataattaa
- the LOC122302844 gene encoding uncharacterized protein LOC122302844, which produces MGFHFQFRVGFIFVPKPLPSLFFSLSVTRRRGTVHIFESQSSSWVRELLGGVVVAGERAIRSSICIWLPLSMGNGKEHASTLTPCNSNPLSADIPSTCPESPNYMHPYYGEVPAWSPGFMPNAGYPFPHNTETPIEVPCTSSAVEEINEHRPNPQEWDGWITTA; this is translated from the exons atgggTTTCCATTTTCAATTTCGCGTGGGTTTCATTTTTGTGCCTAAACCACTGCCGAGTTTGTTCTTCTCCTTGTCCGTAACACGCCGTCGTGGGACAGTCCACATCTTTGAGTCACAGTCGTCGTCGTGGGTGAGAGAGCTACTGGGTGGAGTCGTTGTTGCAGGGGAGAGAGCGATAAG ATCCAGTATTTGCATTTGGCTCCCTCTCAGCATGGGAAACGGGAAAGAACACGCATCTACATTAACACCATGTAACTCAAATCCCCTATCCGCG GACATACCATCAACCTGTCCAGAAAGCCCAAATTACATGCACCCTTACTATGGAGAAGTGCCTGCGTGGTCACCGGGATTTATGCCAAATGCTGGTTACCCATTTCCACATAACACGGAAACTCCAATTGAAGTGCCATGTACATCCTCTGCAGTTGAAGAAATTAATGAGCATAGACCAAATCCACAAGAATGGGATGGATGGATCACAACTGCATGA
- the LOC122274294 gene encoding uncharacterized protein At4g15545 isoform X1, giving the protein MLAKEPSGSNFDLPEEVLEILPSDPFEQLDVARKITSIALSTRVSALESESSSLRSQLADKDQLIAQLQAQVESLDASLSDSTDKLALADKEKESLLKQNASLSSTVKRLNRDVSKLEVFKKTLMQSLQEDDDNSAGAPEVAAKIQSQSSISSASQTGDDDAAVSYSRYSSFRSQMSEIGNSQAEESEPDASRPRISHGFLLASQTVTPRLTPSGSPPSLSASVSPTRTSLPVSPRRHSISFAGSRGMFDDRSSAYSSMHSSPHGSLSGSDTGLQSGRTRVDGKEFFRQVRSRLSYEQFGAFLANVKELNSHKQTKEETLRKADEIFGPENRDLYTIFEGLITRNVH; this is encoded by the exons ATGCTAGCGAAGGAACCGAGTGGCTCCAACTTCGACCTTCCCGAGGAGGTGTTGGAAATCCTGCCGTCAGATCCTTTCGAGCAGCTCGATGTGGCCCGCAAAATCACCTCCATTGCCCTTTCCACACGCGTCTCCGCTCTCGAATCTGAGTCCTCCTCCCTCCGCTCCCAACTCGCCGACAAGGACCAGCTCATCGCCCAACTCCAGGCCCAGGTTGAGTCCCTCGACGCCTCCCTCTCCGATTCCACCGATAAACTCGCTCTCGCTGACAAGGAAAAG GAGAGCTTGCTAAAACAGAACGCTTCGCTGTCCAGCACCGTGAAGAGGCTTAACCGAGATGTCTCCAAG TTGGAGGTCTTCAAGAAGACACTCATGCAATCGCTTCAAGAGGATGATGACAATTCT GCAGGGGCTCCAGAGGTTGCTGCTAAGATACAAAGCCAGTCAAGTATTTCTTCAGCATCGCAGACTGGAG ATGATGATGCTGCAGTTTCATATTCTAGATACTCTTCATTCCGCAGTCAGATGTCTGAAATAGGAAATTCACAAGCAGAGGAAAGTGAGCCTGATG CATCAAGACCTCGCATATCACATGGCTTCCTGTTAGCATCCCAAACTGTCACACCCCGGCTTACTCCTTCAGGTTCTCCTCCGAGCCTATCTGCATCGGTGTCCCCGACAAGAACATCTTTACCTGTGTCCCCGAGGCGACATTCAATTTCATTTGCTGGATCAAGAGGAATGTTTGATGACAGGTCTTCAGCGTATTCTTCTATGCACTCAAGCCCTCATGGCTCCTTGTCAGGCTCTGACACAGGTTTGCAAAGTG GACGAACACGGGTTGATGGGAAAGAATTCTTCCGCCAAGTCAG GAGCCGTCTGTCTTATGAGCAGTTTGGTGCCTTTCTAGCAAATGTTAAGGAGTTGAATTCCCACAAGCAAACAAAAGAG GAGACTCTACGGAAGGCCGATGAGATTTTTGGCCCAGAGAACAGGGACCTATATACGATATTCGAGGGACTGATCACTCGCAATGTTCACTGA
- the LOC122274294 gene encoding uncharacterized protein At4g15545 isoform X2 — protein sequence MLAKEPSGSNFDLPEEVLEILPSDPFEQLDVARKITSIALSTRVSALESESSSLRSQLADKDQLIAQLQAQVESLDASLSDSTDKLALADKEKESLLKQNASLSSTVKRLNRDVSKLEVFKKTLMQSLQEDDDNSAGAPEVAAKIQSQSSISSASQTGDDDAAVSYSRYSSFRSQMSEIGNSQAEESEPDASRPRISHGFLLASQTVTPRLTPSGSPPSLSASVSPTRTSLPVSPRRHSISFAGSRGMFDDRSSAYSSMHSSPHGSLSGSDTGRTRVDGKEFFRQVRSRLSYEQFGAFLANVKELNSHKQTKEETLRKADEIFGPENRDLYTIFEGLITRNVH from the exons ATGCTAGCGAAGGAACCGAGTGGCTCCAACTTCGACCTTCCCGAGGAGGTGTTGGAAATCCTGCCGTCAGATCCTTTCGAGCAGCTCGATGTGGCCCGCAAAATCACCTCCATTGCCCTTTCCACACGCGTCTCCGCTCTCGAATCTGAGTCCTCCTCCCTCCGCTCCCAACTCGCCGACAAGGACCAGCTCATCGCCCAACTCCAGGCCCAGGTTGAGTCCCTCGACGCCTCCCTCTCCGATTCCACCGATAAACTCGCTCTCGCTGACAAGGAAAAG GAGAGCTTGCTAAAACAGAACGCTTCGCTGTCCAGCACCGTGAAGAGGCTTAACCGAGATGTCTCCAAG TTGGAGGTCTTCAAGAAGACACTCATGCAATCGCTTCAAGAGGATGATGACAATTCT GCAGGGGCTCCAGAGGTTGCTGCTAAGATACAAAGCCAGTCAAGTATTTCTTCAGCATCGCAGACTGGAG ATGATGATGCTGCAGTTTCATATTCTAGATACTCTTCATTCCGCAGTCAGATGTCTGAAATAGGAAATTCACAAGCAGAGGAAAGTGAGCCTGATG CATCAAGACCTCGCATATCACATGGCTTCCTGTTAGCATCCCAAACTGTCACACCCCGGCTTACTCCTTCAGGTTCTCCTCCGAGCCTATCTGCATCGGTGTCCCCGACAAGAACATCTTTACCTGTGTCCCCGAGGCGACATTCAATTTCATTTGCTGGATCAAGAGGAATGTTTGATGACAGGTCTTCAGCGTATTCTTCTATGCACTCAAGCCCTCATGGCTCCTTGTCAGGCTCTGACACAG GACGAACACGGGTTGATGGGAAAGAATTCTTCCGCCAAGTCAG GAGCCGTCTGTCTTATGAGCAGTTTGGTGCCTTTCTAGCAAATGTTAAGGAGTTGAATTCCCACAAGCAAACAAAAGAG GAGACTCTACGGAAGGCCGATGAGATTTTTGGCCCAGAGAACAGGGACCTATATACGATATTCGAGGGACTGATCACTCGCAATGTTCACTGA